Proteins found in one Aspergillus chevalieri M1 DNA, chromosome 2, nearly complete sequence genomic segment:
- a CDS encoding oxidoreductase, short chain dehydrogenase/reductase family superfamily (COG:Q;~EggNog:ENOG410PMHZ;~InterPro:IPR036291,IPR002347;~PFAM:PF00106,PF13561;~go_process: GO:0055114 - oxidation-reduction process [Evidence IEA]) produces MPYLAKKMSNNILILGATRGLGASLRKLYATNPSTKTVFATARGNSPPESNESHTTWLTNIDVSQPDVGQKLTSQLPSSTEISTAIISAGYFGFESFDNPDWEKQVKMYTTSAIGPVFVVQNLVKAGFLSEGSKVILVSSESGSIKLRHEKEGGGNYGHHASKSALNMVGKLLSLDLKDKGIAVGLVHPGFMRTEMTKSVGFDKFWDAGGAVTPDQSAESLASFIEDFDISKTGQYWAPRGPGDIGTADAVLGSDLPTPLQLPW; encoded by the exons ATGCCATACCTCGCAAAAAAAATGAGCAAcaatatcctcatcctcggcgCTACCAGAGGCCTGGGCGCTTCTCTACGAAAGCTCTACGCTACCAACCCATCCACCAAAACCGTCTTCGCAACCGCACGCGGAAACTCTCCTCCAGAAAGCAACGAATCCCACACCACATGGCTCACAAACATCGACGTTTCCCAACCTGACGTCGGCCAGAAACTCACCTCGCAACTCCCATCTTCCACCGAGATCTCGACAGCCATTATCTCAGCAGGCTACTTTGGCTTCGAATCGTTCGATAACCCCGATTGGGAGAAGCAAGTGAAAATGTACACCACGTCCGCGATCGGTCCGGTATTCGTGGTGCAGAACCTCGTGAAAGCTGGCTTTTTGAGTGAAGGGAGTAAGGTGATTCTTGTGAGCAGTGAGAGTGGGAGTATTAAGCTGCGGCATGAGAAAGAAGGTGGAGGTAATTATGGGCATCATGCTAGTAAGAGTGCGCTGAACATGGTGGGGAAGCTCCTTAGTTTGGATTTGAAGGATAAGGGCATTGCGGTGGGTTTGGTGCATCCTGGGTTTATGAGGACGGAGATGACCAAGAGTGTTGGGTTTGATAAATTCTGGGATGCTGGGGGTG CTGTGACTCCGGATCAATCAGCCGAGTCACTCGCATCGTTCATTGAGGATTTCGATATCAGCAAGACCGGACAATATTGGGCACCACGGGGTCCAGG TGACATTGGCACCGCGGACGCTGTACTTGGAAGCGACTTGCCCACGCCGTTGCAATTGCCTTGGTAA
- a CDS encoding slipin family protein (COG:C;~EggNog:ENOG410PHPJ;~InterPro:IPR001972,IPR043202,IPR036013,IPR001107;~MEROPS:MER0192051;~PFAM:PF01145;~go_component: GO:0005886 - plasma membrane [Evidence IEA];~go_component: GO:0016020 - membrane [Evidence IEA]), with amino-acid sequence MSASTDTGKHVAQNEGDRRTGGLVNVQPPRPDDLQPRYAHQIEEDAQNPAAHGWYASMIHGLGSLIGCMGAVPCCFCCPNPFKPIEQGEVGLVSKFGRFERAVDPGLVKVNPLSEDLKTVDVKVQIVEVPRQICMTKDNVSLTLTSVIYYQVTSPHKAAFGITNIKQALIERTQTTLRHVIGARVLQDVIERREEIAQSTSEIIEDVAATWGVLVESMLVKDIIFSDELQDSLSMAAQSKRIGESKVIAARAEVESAKLMRQAADILSSAPAMQIRYLEAMQSMAKTANSKVIFLPAINQTVQQQLSTADSVGEGPSKYQDDGFQRAMNARVVEDI; translated from the exons ATGTCTGCTTCTACCGATACCGGCAAGCATGTCGCGCAGAACGAGGGCGATCGACGGACCGGTGGTCTGGTCAACGTGCAGCCTCCGCGTCCCGATGACTTGCAGCCCAGATACGCCCATCAGATCGAAGAGGATGCTCAGAATCCCGCTGCCCATGGCTGGTATGCGAGTATGATCCACGGTTTGGGCTCGCTTATCGGTTGTATGGGTGCGGTtccttgctgcttctgctgccCCAACCCTTTCAAGCCGATCGAACAGGGTGAAGTTGGTCTGGTTTCCAAGTTTGGACG ATTCGAACGCGCCGTGGACCCCGGTCTCGTCAAGGTCAACCCTCTCAGTGAGGACCTCAAGACCGTCGACGTCAAGGTTCAGATCGTCGAAGTTCCGCGCCAGATCTGCATGACCAAGGACAACGTTTCGCTCACTCTGACCTCCGTCATCTACTACCAAGTCACCTCGCCCCACAAGGCCGCCTTTGGCATCACCAACATCAAACAGGCCCTCATCGAGCGCACCCAGACAACCCTGCGCCATGTGATTGGTGCACGCGTGTTGCAGGATGTCATCGAGCGTCGCGAGGAGATCGCCCAGTCGACTTCGGAGATTATCGAAGATGTTGCTGCTACCTGGGGTGTCTTGGTTGAGTCTATGCTGGTCAAGGACATCATTTTTAGCGATGAGTTGCAGGACTCGCTCTCCATGGCTGCTCAGTCTAAGCGGATTGGTGAGAGTAAGGTTATTGCTGCTCGGGCTGAAGTCGAGTCGGCCAAGTTGATGCGTCAG GCCGCCGACATCCTCTCGTCAGCCCCTGCCATGCAAATCCGCTACCTCGAGGCAATGCAATCCATGGCCAAGACCGCCAACAGCAAGGTTATCTTCCTGCCTGCGATCAACCAGACCGTGCAACAACAACTCAGCACCGCTGACAGCGTGGGCGAAGGACCCAGCAAATACCAAGACGACGGGTTCCAGCGTGCCATGAACGCCCGTGTTGTTGAGGACATCTAA
- a CDS encoding uncharacterized protein (COG:S;~EggNog:ENOG410PJ8B), which produces MSSRISTPPIRTHSSPSPEKFTTTTTLPNFTSPTFDPAEYLNEALPPLTLASTQPNASRAPGSVPLTELSTQVQGVVSSVNAQNVKYSGQLTTLVDEILRGGGRLAYEVEVLRGEVLGLVDGLVGEGDVVRFVPDRERQEKEKEKEEGERADNQTEHDLEKQDKKEEKQDPDFINKLRTLNAVRSRLDEVVHTFGSAMEWPLPPSELSLTSSFISVSAPDLGPESQSLEAKGQEMMKKFRTEVNELLDNEGVEAAERRVEEIGRLAGVWRGTAEEKARGRFVEGLLKIVEDRRRALEAVPGQAVPGQQGQPEKRSDGRTGHRRQESEGPGGGIFRNLQRLREEIYLE; this is translated from the coding sequence ATGTCCTCCCGCATCTCGACACCCCCAATCCGCACACATTCCTCTCCGTCCCCCGAAAAATtcaccaccacaacaaccTTACCAAACTTCACATCCCCAACCTTCGACCCCGCCGAATACCTCAACGAAGCCCTCCCACCCTTAACTCTCGCCTCCACACAACCCAACGCCTCCCGCGCGCCAGGCTCCGTCCCGCTCACCGAGTTATCGACGCAGGTACAGGGCGTAGTGTCGAGTGTGAATGCGCAGAATGTGAAATACTCGGGACAGTTGACTACGTTGGTGGATGAGATTTTGAGGGGTGGGGGGCGACTGGCAtatgaggttgaggtgctTAGGGGGGAGGTGTTGGGGTTGGTGGATGGGTTGGTTGGGGAAGGAGATGTTGTGCGTTTTGTACCGGATCGTGAACGacaagagaaagagaaagagaaagaagagggagagcGGGCGGACAACCAAACCGAACACGACCTAGAAAAACAAgacaaaaaggaagaaaaacaaGATCCCGATTTTATAAACAAGCTACGGACCCTCAACGCCGTCCGCTCCCGCCTCGACGAAGTCGTCCACACCTTTGGCTCCGCTATGGAATGGCCTCTCCCGCCCTCGGAACTCTCCCTTACATCCTCGTTTATTTCGGTCTCCGCGCCGGACCTCGGCCCCGAGAGTCAATCCCTCGAAGCAAAGGGAcaggagatgatgaagaaatTCCGCACGGAGGTTAATGAGTTGCTGGATAATGAGGGGGTTGAGGCTGCGGAGAGGCGGGTGGAGGAGATTGGGAGGTTGGCGGGGGTGTGGAGGGGGACGGCGGAGGAGAAGGCGAGGGGCAGGTTTGTGGAGGGTTTGTTGAAGATTGTGGAGGATAGGCGCAGAGCCTTGGAGGCGGTGCCGGGACAGGCGGTGCCGGGACAGCAGGGTCAACCGGAGAAGAGGAGTGATGGGAGGACGGGGCATCGGCGGCAGGAGAGTGAGGGGCCTGGGGGTGGGATATTTCGGAATCTGCAGCGGCTACGGGAGGAGATATACCTGGAGTAG
- a CDS encoding putative Rho-like small GTPase (COG:S;~EggNog:ENOG410PNCR;~InterPro:IPR001806,IPR027417;~PFAM:PF00071;~go_function: GO:0003924 - GTPase activity [Evidence IEA];~go_function: GO:0005525 - GTP binding [Evidence IEA]), which translates to MAISEQLQDNTAITILLLGDPGCGKSTFLSSLKTPLARPSNTNTPFPVSTTKPEILRDTDQPFLYDIRFSRKSFTLEFFDTASPNQHWTMVRPDVVVLAFDISDRRSLEGLREWRNEITLHFQHGYGEKIPVMMLGLKRDLRVEGEGVIYPQETYRIAQELRCDRYAECSAVTGELLAETFEDISRMGAMAKAGKSGEGVGGCTIL; encoded by the exons ATGGCAATTTCAGAACAGCTCCAAGACAACACAGCAATCacaatcctcctcctcggagACCCAGGATGCGGCAAATCGACATTCCTTTC CTCCCTAAAAACCCCCCTCGCCAGACCCTCAAACACAAATACTCCGTTCCCAGTGTCAACCACAAAACCAGAAATCCTCCGCGACACAGACCAACCCTTCCTCTACGACATCCGGTTCTCGCGCAAGTCATTCACACTTGAGTTCTTCGACACCGCGAGCCCGAATCAGCACTGGACGATGGTACGGCCGGATGTTGTGGTTCTTGCGTTTGATATTTCGGATCGTCGGAGTTTGGAGGGGTTACGGGAA TGGCGCAACGAAATAACACTACACTTCCAACACGGTTACGGCGAGAAAATCCCCGTTATGATGCTAGGTCTCAAGCGGGATTTGCGAGTTGAGGGTGAGGGTGTTATTTATCCGCAGGAG ACATATCGCATTGCGCAAGAACTGCGCTGTGATCGGTATGCGGAGTGTTCGGCTGTTACGGGGGAGTTGCTTGCGGAGACCTTTGAGGATATTTCGAGGATGGGGGCTATGGCAAAGGCGGGGAAGAGCGGGGAGGGTGTTGGGGGGTGTACTATCTTGTAA
- a CDS encoding pseudouridine synthase DEG1 (BUSCO:EOG09263UAJ;~COG:J;~EggNog:ENOG410PIEK;~InterPro:IPR020103,IPR001406,IPR020097;~PFAM:PF01416;~go_function: GO:0003723 - RNA binding [Evidence IEA];~go_function: GO:0009982 - pseudouridine synthase activity [Evidence IEA];~go_process: GO:0001522 - pseudouridine synthesis [Evidence IEA];~go_process: GO:0009451 - RNA modification [Evidence IEA]): MWRLQRRLCLSPVLLNEFIATANKQNPHTYRSLSTKQDPTAMSRRAPPSCDAEEEGRPNYWAWDKDTLISRITSLERELHSRTSQHATNTTTTTTTRPAATTLPSDTKVTDSEATLPPNKKLKKRCLEDDITQTPAPTRPAKAHREMDPSKYHTRFIALKFAYLGQRYNGYEHANKNMTPLPTIEEELWKALRMTKLIFPANPSPAEQENVMKGNRVALLDWEGCQYSKAGRTDRGVSAFGQVVGIRVRSARPKRDVPGPKEGEEASTTDIQDAPEDNWDDVADELPYINMLNRVLPEDIRVLAWCPHPPEDFDARFSCRERQYRYFFTQPAFSPTPGPLGLAPRAPNASGSKHREGWLDIEAMREAAKYFEGVRDFRNFCKLDTTKQIENFQRIIYRSEIELVDPKNVPLGFVNRPGFQPLADSDTQMDTDAPDTQVSEAAKVYVFKLDGSAFLWHQVRHMVAILFLVAQGFEPPTVVRDLLDTTKNPRKPQYEMASDAPLVLWDCIFPDQNSDNREDALEWIYAGDSKQGRSHSIKGDGKYGMGGVVDSLWSVWRRRKIDEILAGSLLELAVSQGDQSSVSRWGLGDAGWEKKHRGQKVFVGSEEPRLGGKYVPVLQKRKMDTVEDQNARWLAAKQRKNQATSQE; this comes from the coding sequence ATGTGGAGATTGCAAAGACGACTCTGTCTCTCTCCAGTCCTTCTAAACGAATTCATCGCCACAGCAAACAAGCAAAATCCGCATACCTACCGTTCCTTATCCACCAAGCAAGATCCTACAGCTATGTCGAGAAGAGCCCCGCCATCCTGCGACGCAGAGGAGGAAGGGAGACCAAATTACTGGGCCTGGGACAAGGATACGCTGATTTCAAGGATCACGAGTCTCGAGCGTGAATTACATTCTCGGACGAGTCAGCATGCTACCAACACAACTACCACGACTACCACGAGACCGGCCGCTACGACACTACCCTCGGATACAAAAGTGACGGACTCCGAAGCCACACTCCCCCCGAATAAAAAACTCAAGAAAAGATGCCTCGAAGACGACATCACACAAACCCCCGCACCTACCCGTCCCGCAAAAGCGCATAGGGAAATGGATCCCTCTAAGTACCACACGCGCTTCATTGCGCTGAAATTCGCGTACCTCGGACAGCGGTATAACGGCTACGAGCATGCGAATAAGAATATGACGCCGTTGCCGACGATCGAGGAGGAGTTGTGGAAGGCGCTGCGCATGACGAAGTTGATTTTCCCGGCGAATCCGTCGCCGGCGGAACAGGAGAACGTAATGAAGGGGAATAGGGTGGCTTTGCTTGATTGGGAGGGGTGTCAATATTCGAAGGCGGGGCGGACGGATCGTGGGGTTAGTGCTTTTGGACAGGTTGTTGGGATTAGGGTGCGCAGTGCACGGCCGAAACGTGATGTGCCAGGGCCcaaggagggtgaggaggcTAGCACGACTGATATCCAAGATGCGCCGGAGGATAACTGGGATGATGTTGCGGATGAATTGCCTTATATTAACATGTTGAACCGTGTGCTTCCTGAAGACATTCGGGTATTGGCTTGGTGTCCGCATCCGCCTGAGGATTTTGATGCCCGTTTCTCTTGTCGCGAACGCCAGTATAGATACTTCTTCACCCAGCCGGCTTTCAGTCCTACCCCAGGTCCTCTTGGACTTGCGCCTCGCGCGCCAAATGCGTCAGGGTCGAAGCACAGAGAGGGATGGTTGGATATCGAAGCCATGCGTGAAGCCGCCAAGTACTTTGAGGGCGTGCGCGATTTCCGGAATTTCTGCAAGTTGGATACAACCAAGCAGATTGAGAATTTCCAACGCATCATTTACCGCTCAGAAATTGAACTTGTCGATCCCAAGAATGTTCCGCTTGGTTTCGTGAACAGACCAGGATTCCAGCCTCTCGCTGACTCCGATACGCAAATGGACACTGACGCGCCGGACACCCAAGTATCTGAAGCAGCCAAGGTATATGTATTCAAACTTGACGGTTCCGCGTTTTTGTGGCACCAGGTCCGACACATGGTTGCTATCCTCTTCCTTGTGGCTCAAGGATTCGAGCCACCGACTGTTGTCCGTGATTTGCTAGACACAACCAAGAACCCCCGCAAGCCGCAATACGAGATGGCCTCGGATGCCCCGCTTGTTCTCTGGGACTGTATTTTCCCCGATCAGAATAGCGATAACCGGGAGGATGCGCTGGAGTGGATCTATGCTGGTGATTCCAAACAGGGTAGATCCCACAGCATCAAGGGTGATGGTAAATATGGAATGGGAGGGGTTGTCGACAGCTTGTGGTCCGTTTGGAGGCGGCGCAAGATCGACGAGATCCTGGCGGGCTCTTTGCTAGAGTTGGCTGTGAGCCAGGGTGACCAGAGCTCCGTGAGTCGGTGGGGACTTGGAGACGCGGGTTGGGAGAAGAAACACCGGGGACAAAAGGTGTTTGTTGGGTCTGAAGAGCCTAGGTTAGGGGGCAAATATGTGCCGGTTttgcagaagaggaagatggaTACTGTGGAGGACCAGAACGCCAGATGGCTTGCGGCGAAGCAGAGAAAGAATCAAGCAACATCTCAAGAATGA
- a CDS encoding PIG-H family GPI synthesis protein (COG:G;~EggNog:ENOG410PQ61;~InterPro:IPR019328;~PFAM:PF10181;~TransMembrane:2 (i38-56o88-106i);~go_function: GO:0017176 - phosphatidylinositol N-acetylglucosaminyltransferase activity [Evidence IEA]), with amino-acid sequence MPGYLKVRRPSPTTASFTVSNASQCTSTPAKALSHLQFLLRAFIFVTVLAVCAARLRSSFFAEDGSWVRWTAVWTSPFGELACRIADSYSPLVVTVVSVVAMYGVFRKGYTEESLLVIRGLGIQTSTSSNTYLSKATTRFIPTAEIQDIVIHEAFKGFEVRFYLAVIVEGERNVVVVFPNLLPRRAILEEVWRGSRHCLYDAK; translated from the exons ATGCCCGGCTACCTCAAAGTCCGCCGTCCATCCCCGACGACCGCCTCCTTCACCGTTTCTAACGCTTCCCAATGTACGAGCACCCCCGCCAAAGCTCTCTCCCACCTCCAGTTCCTGCTGCGCGCGTTTATATTCGTCACTGTCCTTGCTGTCTGCGCGGCGCGATTGCGATCCTCGTTTTTCGCGGAAGATGGGTCTTGGGTGCGGTGGACGGCCGTATGGACGAGTCCGTTTGGCGAACTTGCTTGTCGCATTGCGGATTCGTATAGTCCTCTGGTAGTGACAGTTGTCAGTGTGGTGGCTATGTATGGGGTTTTTAGGAAGGGGTATACAG AAGAGTCGCTTCTTGTCATACGGGGTCTGGGGATTCAGACGTCTACTTCTTCGAATACGTATCTGTCCAAGGCCACGACGCGGTTTATTCCTACCGCCGAGATTCAGGATATTGTGATTCATGAGGCGTTTAAGGGGTTTGAGGTTCGGTTTTATCTTGCTGTTATTGTGGAGGGGGAGCGGAATGTTGTGGTTGTCTTTCCG AATCTACTACCGAGGCGAGCAATTCTGGAGGAAGTTTGGAGAGGCTCTCGGCATTGTCTGTACGATGCGAAATGA
- a CDS encoding ubiquitin-like protein HUB1 (COG:O;~EggNog:ENOG410PQYQ;~InterPro:IPR039732,IPR029071;~go_process: GO:0006464 - cellular protein modification process [Evidence IEA]): MDDRRRSRSPDRERPRKSTGGFRWKEKRRDDGDSRGAGDDRRLERGYRGGDRPRSPRRDRDRDSDRYGDRYRDGDRREDRGRERTERDEKEEKRERKREKREKKAAAAAQSAEPMIVVNVNDRLGTKAAIPCLASDPIKLFKAQVAARIGREPHEILLKRQGERPFKDHLTLEDYGISNGVQLDLEVGTGD; encoded by the exons ATGGACGACCGCAGACGAAGCAGATCCCCCGATCGCGAAAGACCTAGAAAATCCACGGGCGGGTTCCGATGGAAGGAAAAACGACGCGACGACGGTGATTCCAGAGGTGCAGGCGACGACCGCAGATTAGAGCGAGGATACAGAGGAGGGGACCGGCCACGTTCGCCGCGGAGGGATCGAGATCGCGATTCAGATCGATATGGAGACCGGTACAGGGATGGTGATCGCAGAGAGGATCGGGGTCGGGAACGGACAGAGCGtgatgagaaggaggagaagcgggagagaaagagggagaagagggagaagaaggctgctgctgctgcacaGTCTGCGGAGCCTATGATTGTTGTCAATGTCAATGACCGTCTGGGAACGAAGGCTGCGATCCCGTGTCTTGCGTCTGACCCGATTA AACTGTTCAAAGCGCAGGTGGCTGCACGCATTGGACGTGAACCGCATGAGATCCTATTGAAGCGCCAGGGAGAACGACCGTTCAAGGACCATCTTACACTAGAGGACTATGGGATCAGTAATGGCGTCCAACTGGATCT GGAGGTTGGAACGGGCGACTAA
- the PRS5 gene encoding ribose phosphate diphosphokinase subunit PRS5 (COG:F;~EggNog:ENOG410PGS4;~InterPro:IPR029057,IPR000836,IPR029099,IPR005946;~PFAM:PF00156,PF14572,PF13793;~go_function: GO:0000287 - magnesium ion binding [Evidence IEA];~go_function: GO:0004749 - ribose phosphate diphosphokinase activity [Evidence IEA];~go_process: GO:0009116 - nucleoside metabolic process [Evidence IEA];~go_process: GO:0009165 - nucleotide biosynthetic process [Evidence IEA]): protein MVRNICVIGGTSHPHLTQQICSVLGIPPADVLLSKFAVGETRVEVKESVRGKDVYIIQSGGGKVNDMLLELLITISACKTASANRVTAVLPLFPYSRQSDIPYNKSGAPLAKAPSAGKPGSSNGFTFESTPPTPLPGGNGTNNVESLQKGLAKAQLDELNNGSPVKKRPANGLPRSDTLDSLKSESSRAAALNGVVMDDNASNTSSSKVHDFQPRPGYRQWVAQAGTLVADLLTCAGADHIITMDLHDPQYQGFFDIPVDNLYGRPLLKSYIAQNIPNYKQAVIVSPDAGGAKRATAIADSMGIDFALIHKERRPTKITDRQNATMMLVGDVRDRTAILIDDLADTSNTITRAAKLVKKEGAAQVIALITHGILSGDAIDRINASALDKVVVTNSVDQSEHLRRCPKLEVLEVGHVFAEAIRRVHHGESISVLFQYD, encoded by the exons ATGGTCCGAAATATCTGCGTCATTGGGGGTACCTCCCACCCGCACTTGACTCAGCAGATTTGTAGCGTTCTGGGGATACCCCCTGCCGATGTCCTGCTCTCCAAGTTCGCTGTGGGCGAGACCAGAGTTGAAGTCAAGGAGTCGGTCCGTGGGAAAGATGTATACATTATCCAATCCGGTGGTGGAAAGGTCAACGACATGTTGCTGGAACTGCTTATTACCATTTCCGCATGCAAGACCGCATCGGCTAACCGTGTGACTGCGGTTCTCCCATTGTTTCCCTACTCCCGCCAGAGCGATATCCCCTACAACAAATCCGGAGCTCCCCTCGCCAAAGCTCCGTCTGCTGGCAAGCCAGGCTCCAGCAATGGCTTCACCTTCGAGAGTACCCCACCAACCCCGCTCCCCGGTGGCAATGGAACGAACAACGTTGAGAGCTTGCAGAAGGGTCTTGCAAAAGCTCAATTAGATGAGCTTAACAACGGTAGCCCCGTGAAGAAGCGCCCCGCGAACGGACTGCCTCGCAGCGACACTCTGGATTCGCTGAAGTCGGAGTCCAGCCGGGCTGCTGCCTTGAACGGTGTCGTCATGGATGACAACGCCAGCAACACTTCTTCGTCAAAGGTCCACGATTTCCAGCCGCGCCCCGGATACAGACAATGGGTTGCGCAGGCAGGTACCTTGGTCGCGGACCTGCTTACTTGCGCTGGAGCAGATCACATCATCACCATGGATCTGCACGATCCCCAGTACCAGGGATTCTTTGACATTCCCGTTGACAACCTGTATGGGAGACCGCTTCTCAAGAGCTACATTGCGCAAAACATTCCCAACTACAAGCAAGCCGTCATTGTCAGTCCTGATGCGGGTGGCGCCAAGCGCGCTACTGCGATCGCGGACTCCATGGGCATTGACTTCGCTTTGATTCACAAG GAACGCCGCCCAACAAAGATCACAGACCGCCAAAACGCGACCATGATGCTTGTCGGCGACGTACGGGATCGCACAGCTATCCTCATCGACGACCTCGCAGACACCTCCAACACCATCACCCGCGCCGCCAAGCTCGTCAAGAAGGAAGGTGCCGCTCAAGTCATTGCCCTGATCACGCACGGAATCCTGAGCGGAGACGCCATTGACCGCATCAACGCCAGCGCCCTCGATAAGGTCGTCGTGACCAACAGCGTCGACCAATCAGAACACTTGCGCCGATGCCCCAAGCTGGAGGTTCTGGAAGTTGGTCATGTTTTTGCCGAG GCTATTCGCCGTGTTCACCACGGAGAGAGTATCAGTGTGCTCTTCCAGTACGATTGA
- the VMA6 gene encoding H(+)-transporting V0 sector ATPase subunit d (BUSCO:EOG092638RC;~COG:C;~EggNog:ENOG410PJN9;~InterPro:IPR036079,IPR002843,IPR035067,IPR016727;~PFAM:PF01992;~go_component: GO:0033179 - proton-transporting V-type ATPase, V0 domain [Evidence IEA];~go_function: GO:0015078 - proton transmembrane transporter activity [Evidence IEA];~go_process: GO:1902600 - proton transmembrane transport [Evidence IEA]) has protein sequence MEGLFFNVNSGYIEGIVRGYRNSLLSNQHYNNLTQCESIDDVKLQLAPAYGDFLASLPPNPSTSALAGKMTDKLVAEFRYLLAQATGSTARFLQFLTYGYMIDNIALLITGTLHERDTRELLERCHPLGWFETLPVLCVATNIEELYNSVLVETPLAGYFKESLSHQDLDELNIEIVRNMLYKNYLEDFHDFVNTHPDFQGTPTQDVMSEILQFEADRRAINITLNSFGTELSKQERRKLYPEFGKLYPEGSLMLSRADDLEGVTLAVSVNADYKNFFDAVGMTGGGGGFAGSGSDGKSLEDLFYQKEMELSKVAFTRQFTPSIVYAWMRLKEQEIRNVTWISECIAQNQKERIGNFISVF, from the exons ATGGAGGGCTTGTTCTTCAACGTTAACAGCGG CTACATCGAGGGCATTGTTCGAGGGTATCGGAACAGCCTCCTCAGCAACCAACACTACAACAACCTGACCCAATGCGAGAGCATCGATG ATGTCAAGCTCCAGCTGGCTCCCGCATACGGCGACTTCCTCGCCTCCCTCCCCCCAAACCCCTCGACCTCCGCGCTCGCTGGCAAAATGACCGACAAGCTTGTAGCTGAATTTCGGTACTTGCTCGCCCAAGCCACCGGCTCCACGGCTAGATTCCTTCAATTCCTCACATACGGCTACATGATCGATAACATCGCGCTGCTTATCACGGGGACCCTGCACGAGCGCGACACTAGAGAGCTCCTGGAGCGATGCCACCCGCTGGGCTGGTTCGAGACACTTCCGGTGCTCTGCGTCGCCACGAACATCGAGGAGCTGTATAATTCGGTTCTGGTTGAGACGCCGCTGGCGGGTTACTTCAAGGAGAGTCTGAGCCATCAGGATCTGGATGAGTTGAATATCGAGATTGTCCGGAACATGCTGTACAAAAACTATCTCGAGGACTTTCATGACTTTGTCAACACGCATCCGGATTTCCAGGGTACGCCTACGCAGGATGTCATGTCAGAGATTCTGCAGTTCGAGGCAGACCGTCGCGCGATCAATATTACCCTGAACTCCTTTGGAACCGAGCTGTCGAAGCAGGAGCGGAGAAAGCTGTACCCGGAGTTCGGAAAGTTGTACCCCGAGGGCTCGTTGATGCTCTCACGGGCTGATGATCTCGAGGGCGTGACACTTGCTGTGAGCGTGAACGCAGACTACAAGAACTTCTTCGACGCCGTGGGCATGaccggcggcggcggtggattCGCCGGCAGCGGCTCGGACGGAAAGAGTCTGGAGGATTTGTTCTATCAAAAGGAGATGGAACTGTCCAAGGTTGCTTTTACTCGCCAATTCACCCCGTCTATCGTCTACGCATGGATGAGATTAAAGGAGCAG GAAATTCGAAATGTCACCTGGATCTCGGAGTGCATTGCTCAGAACCAGAAGGAGAGAATAGGAAACTTCATCTCCGTGTTCTAA